Proteins found in one Lysinibacillus fusiformis genomic segment:
- a CDS encoding YczE/YyaS/YitT family protein produces the protein MKQAFLTRCLFFITGIIVLSFGITLTIKGQLFGVGSWDVLHIGLTKTVGLSIGSWSIILGLAILAFDMLITKKFPLPGTFIDMFLAGIFIDIFNYWLPDIDGFWMQLISYLTGLVLLGWGCGMYMVANLGIGPRDTLMLMMVHKLGWSVTRSRTTMEVTVAIIGFLLGGPIGIGTVFMAFGLGPIVQFALSYNEKLFMRWTGVKSAVV, from the coding sequence ATGAAACAAGCTTTTCTTACGCGCTGTTTGTTTTTCATAACAGGCATTATCGTGCTTTCTTTTGGTATCACCTTAACAATTAAAGGCCAACTTTTTGGAGTGGGCTCATGGGATGTACTACATATTGGCTTAACAAAAACAGTAGGCTTATCAATCGGTTCATGGTCCATTATTTTGGGACTTGCTATTTTAGCATTTGATATGCTGATTACAAAAAAATTCCCTTTACCTGGAACGTTTATCGATATGTTTTTGGCAGGCATTTTTATTGATATTTTTAACTATTGGTTACCTGATATTGATGGTTTTTGGATGCAACTTATATCTTACCTAACAGGGTTAGTTTTACTTGGCTGGGGCTGTGGGATGTATATGGTGGCGAACTTAGGTATTGGACCGCGTGATACACTCATGCTGATGATGGTCCATAAGCTTGGCTGGAGTGTGACTCGCTCTCGTACAACAATGGAAGTAACGGTTGCAATTATTGGCTTCCTACTTGGTGGTCCTATTGGTATCGGTACGGTATTTATGGCATTTGGACTTGGACCAATCGTACAATTTGCCTTATCCTATAACGAAAAATTATTTATGCGATGGACAGGCGTGAAAAGCGCTGTTGTCTAA
- a CDS encoding 50S ribosomal protein L25/general stress protein Ctc, which yields MNMVLTASKRQKGRQSSLTQLRQNGRIPGVVYGFQMEPTAITLDARAFAKILAAHGTKSVFQLDVEGKRINAVLTEVQRCALKGNVKHVDFKSINMSEELEVDIPVTVIGDAVGVTEGGFLLQPNREVRIKVKPTEIPETIEIDATNVAIGTSLYVGDIRQQFPFEILHEDDYTLVTITPPAAENVQEDDTVDDTPEVLEATGQNTDETRG from the coding sequence ATGAATATGGTTTTAACTGCCAGTAAACGTCAAAAGGGACGACAATCTTCTTTAACACAGCTTCGACAAAATGGGCGCATTCCAGGTGTGGTTTACGGTTTTCAAATGGAGCCGACAGCCATTACGTTAGATGCTAGAGCTTTTGCGAAAATATTGGCTGCACATGGTACGAAAAGTGTCTTTCAACTCGATGTGGAAGGAAAGCGCATTAATGCTGTTTTAACAGAAGTGCAGCGCTGTGCATTGAAGGGTAATGTAAAGCATGTTGATTTCAAGTCCATTAATATGTCTGAGGAGCTAGAAGTCGATATTCCGGTAACCGTGATTGGTGATGCTGTAGGAGTGACAGAAGGAGGCTTCCTGCTTCAGCCTAATCGTGAGGTTCGCATTAAAGTGAAGCCAACTGAAATTCCAGAAACCATTGAAATAGATGCCACGAATGTTGCGATTGGCACTTCTCTTTATGTAGGGGATATTCGCCAACAGTTTCCGTTTGAAATTTTACATGAGGATGACTATACACTGGTGACCATCACACCACCAGCTGCTGAAAATGTACAGGAAGATGATACAGTCGACGATACACCTGAAGTGCTTGAAGCGACAGGGCAAAATACGGATGAAACAAGAGGATAG
- a CDS encoding DUF6143 family protein, producing the protein MKNNDRFMKVVSIPTPLYESLLGQYFVGQTELITLQKGRNAWGSLSNPKYSNVDLFVNAFTITNYSKQPILAEIWFNAIPPGDSMISKNVTPTNTAIYPPPNPDVKIEFAELVEGHPYKGVNAFKRIVPPQSTLVSDEDGKFIFPSGESFVIFLVTQDNECIEAEIAFGWFEKMKKCH; encoded by the coding sequence ATGAAAAATAATGATCGATTTATGAAAGTAGTTAGTATTCCTACGCCTTTATATGAATCATTATTAGGTCAATATTTTGTTGGGCAAACCGAATTAATTACCTTACAAAAAGGAAGAAATGCGTGGGGAAGCTTGAGTAATCCTAAATATTCTAATGTGGATTTGTTTGTAAATGCGTTTACCATTACTAATTATTCTAAGCAACCTATTCTAGCTGAAATTTGGTTTAATGCAATACCTCCTGGGGATTCAATGATTTCTAAAAATGTAACGCCTACTAATACAGCCATTTATCCACCACCAAATCCAGACGTTAAAATTGAATTTGCTGAACTTGTTGAAGGGCACCCATATAAAGGAGTAAATGCGTTTAAACGAATTGTTCCACCACAAAGTACTTTAGTAAGCGATGAAGATGGAAAATTTATTTTTCCATCTGGTGAATCATTTGTAATTTTTTTAGTTACACAGGACAATGAATGTATAGAGGCTGAAATAGCATTTGGGTGGTTTGAAAAAATGAAAAAGTGCCATTAA
- a CDS encoding ABC transporter permease, whose translation MVPFFVKRLASMFLALLGITIIAFGLIRFIPVDPVEAYFTINQIPATEEAMTSMRQEMGLDQPVWTQYFNWLSHALQLDFGTSFVSKKAVATELFQRFETTILLAATALIIIIVTSFVIGIWSARKNGGWLDWFTRTTIFTIASMPSFWLAFLFIYTVALKWGVLPLMGWGSFAHVILPSITLALGFIPYYIRLIRSSMREEMKKPHVLFARARGVKETVILRKHIFKGILPQLITSLAMTCGGLLGGAAIIENVFAISGVGHFIVEAMLARDYAVLQAFIVIIGGLYITINFIADILCAVVDPRVRLKGGAL comes from the coding sequence ATGGTGCCATTTTTTGTTAAACGGCTAGCGAGTATGTTTTTAGCGTTGCTTGGTATAACCATCATTGCCTTTGGGTTAATTCGTTTCATTCCTGTTGATCCTGTTGAAGCTTATTTTACAATCAATCAAATTCCAGCTACTGAAGAAGCCATGACAAGTATGCGTCAAGAAATGGGTCTTGATCAACCAGTGTGGACACAATATTTTAATTGGCTCAGCCATGCACTGCAATTGGATTTTGGAACATCCTTTGTATCGAAAAAGGCAGTGGCAACAGAACTGTTTCAACGTTTTGAGACGACAATACTATTAGCGGCAACAGCATTGATCATAATCATTGTGACTAGCTTTGTCATTGGCATTTGGTCTGCAAGAAAAAACGGTGGATGGCTGGATTGGTTTACACGTACCACGATCTTTACAATCGCCTCCATGCCCAGTTTTTGGCTGGCCTTTCTCTTCATTTACACGGTGGCTTTGAAATGGGGCGTCTTACCACTCATGGGGTGGGGGAGTTTTGCTCATGTCATTTTACCCTCAATAACGCTAGCTTTAGGATTTATCCCTTATTACATTCGGTTAATTCGTTCAAGCATGAGAGAAGAAATGAAGAAACCGCATGTTCTATTTGCCCGTGCAAGAGGTGTAAAAGAAACGGTTATTTTGCGTAAACATATTTTCAAAGGCATTTTACCACAACTTATCACATCCCTTGCGATGACCTGTGGTGGTTTACTGGGTGGTGCCGCGATTATTGAGAATGTTTTTGCCATTTCAGGCGTGGGCCATTTTATTGTAGAGGCCATGTTGGCAAGGGACTACGCTGTACTGCAAGCTTTTATCGTCATCATTGGGGGATTGTATATCACCATCAATTTTATAGCAGATATACTTTGTGCTGTTGTTGATCCACGTGTCAGGCTGAAAGGAGGAGCTCTTTAA
- a CDS encoding pyridoxamine 5'-phosphate oxidase family protein, with amino-acid sequence MTSVRDEILEVLNREKIGTMATVENGKPYSRYMTFQHEDFVLYTVTNKHSEKMEELRKNPYTHILYGYENGGFGDTYVEIEGKLTEVHEEGIKNKLAEFFTSIFIGNQDEMVTLKIEPIRMRLMNKKGQPPKELEFSNDH; translated from the coding sequence ATGACTTCTGTACGTGATGAAATTTTAGAAGTATTAAATCGAGAAAAGATTGGAACAATGGCAACTGTAGAAAATGGCAAGCCTTACTCACGATACATGACGTTCCAGCATGAAGATTTTGTATTGTATACAGTGACGAATAAACATTCAGAAAAAATGGAAGAGCTACGCAAAAACCCATATACCCATATTTTATATGGCTACGAAAATGGTGGTTTTGGTGATACGTATGTGGAAATAGAAGGAAAACTTACAGAAGTACATGAAGAAGGGATAAAAAATAAACTAGCTGAATTTTTTACGAGTATCTTTATTGGCAATCAGGATGAAATGGTGACATTAAAGATTGAGCCTATTCGTATGCGCTTAATGAATAAAAAAGGGCAGCCACCTAAAGAGCTAGAATTTTCAAACGACCATTGA
- a CDS encoding methyl-accepting chemotaxis protein, producing the protein MNIQTKHMNENAIVDSMKKNLALVEFNLNRKVIWANKKFAEVLGYQVDEVIGMGHEKFCKPDFIQNPDYHLLWQGLLNGEKYEGKIERISKMNDSIWLEATYLPIFNDNNKVSSILKISTDITDREFNTLEIIAKLKSMPQELVEIVVSNSEENIKAVASLAKEVDAIRDTVKVIHTIAKQTNVLALNAAIEAARVGEKGRGFKVVAEEVRKLALNVDNALRNIEYNVMTIESDTEKVDNITHDLKKVVTETHNEFNKAIDRFEKML; encoded by the coding sequence ATGAATATTCAGACAAAACATATGAATGAAAATGCAATTGTAGATTCAATGAAAAAAAATTTAGCCCTCGTAGAGTTTAACTTGAATAGAAAAGTGATTTGGGCTAATAAAAAATTTGCAGAGGTTCTAGGATATCAGGTGGATGAAGTTATTGGGATGGGTCATGAAAAGTTTTGTAAACCGGATTTTATACAAAACCCAGACTATCATCTCCTATGGCAAGGTTTATTAAATGGAGAAAAATATGAAGGAAAAATTGAAAGAATAAGTAAAATGAACGATTCTATATGGCTTGAAGCAACTTACCTCCCCATTTTCAATGACAATAATAAGGTAAGTTCCATATTAAAAATTTCAACAGATATTACAGATCGAGAATTCAATACTTTAGAGATTATTGCTAAACTAAAAAGTATGCCTCAGGAGTTAGTAGAAATTGTTGTGTCCAATTCAGAAGAAAACATAAAAGCCGTAGCATCACTTGCCAAAGAAGTTGACGCAATTAGAGATACTGTAAAAGTGATTCATACTATCGCTAAACAAACAAATGTCCTAGCACTGAATGCCGCAATAGAGGCTGCACGTGTTGGTGAAAAAGGTCGCGGATTTAAAGTCGTAGCAGAAGAGGTACGAAAATTAGCACTGAATGTGGATAATGCACTTCGAAATATCGAATATAATGTAATGACTATAGAAAGTGATACGGAAAAGGTCGATAATATTACACATGATTTGAAGAAAGTTGTAACAGAAACTCACAATGAATTTAATAAAGCCATTGATAGATTCGAAAAAATGCTTTAA
- a CDS encoding DUF2812 domain-containing protein has product MIKFKVFFDIEKEERWLNEMLAKGWLCSNVNSAGIYTFQPTEDLEQVIRIDCQQELRKENKATYKQLHEDFGWRIVKEKSYDGTYYWTKSKDGNDELFSDHDSHIAKYKRLMKHASNWAILSFIFLMIFYANDSYYSLFSIKNAYFTPGLWEKEGFSFLFAFLFETPFAIGRFIPPWLFLVTCSIYITLYYRYRKSIKQFNQ; this is encoded by the coding sequence ATGATAAAATTTAAAGTCTTTTTTGATATCGAAAAGGAAGAGCGCTGGTTAAATGAAATGTTAGCTAAGGGTTGGCTATGCTCCAACGTAAACTCAGCAGGTATTTATACATTTCAGCCTACTGAAGATCTTGAACAAGTTATTCGGATTGATTGTCAGCAGGAGCTTCGCAAAGAAAATAAAGCTACCTATAAGCAATTACATGAGGATTTTGGCTGGCGTATAGTAAAAGAAAAATCATATGATGGCACCTATTATTGGACAAAAAGTAAAGATGGTAATGATGAATTATTTTCAGATCATGATTCCCACATTGCGAAATATAAACGTTTAATGAAACATGCAAGCAATTGGGCAATACTCTCATTTATCTTCTTAATGATTTTTTATGCCAACGATAGTTACTACTCCCTTTTCAGTATAAAAAATGCGTATTTTACACCTGGTTTATGGGAGAAAGAAGGGTTTTCTTTCCTTTTTGCCTTTTTATTTGAAACACCCTTTGCTATCGGGCGCTTTATCCCACCATGGCTATTTTTAGTAACTTGTAGTATTTACATCACTTTATATTATCGTTACCGAAAATCGATAAAGCAGTTTAACCAATAA
- a CDS encoding ABC transporter ATP-binding protein, which yields MLEIQQVSKTYRKKRWFGEHETIEAVKNISFTLEQGVCLAIVGESGSGKTTLGKLIIGMEKPDSGTIQFDHINLATTCKEEKKQLQKNIQIVFQDCHSAVNPKMKIRDIIAEPMKCHLQLTKQQRLEKIEELLVQVGLSERDAQKYPHQLSGGQLQRVTIARAIATDPKLIILDESINSLDILVQISILKLLKQLQQERGLSYLFITHDLHAVSLFADEVAVVDQGEVVEFLHDVSQIPYMTHPISQRLLASRLPISRQEISSLQGEQVS from the coding sequence ATGTTAGAAATCCAACAAGTATCTAAAACCTATCGAAAAAAGAGATGGTTTGGGGAACATGAAACGATAGAGGCTGTGAAAAATATATCTTTCACCTTGGAGCAAGGAGTTTGCTTAGCCATTGTTGGGGAGAGCGGTAGTGGCAAAACCACACTAGGAAAGCTGATAATAGGTATGGAAAAGCCGGATAGCGGCACCATACAATTCGATCATATAAACCTAGCAACGACATGCAAAGAAGAGAAGAAGCAATTACAAAAAAATATTCAAATCGTGTTTCAAGATTGCCATAGTGCTGTTAATCCGAAAATGAAGATTCGAGACATCATTGCAGAGCCAATGAAATGTCATTTACAGTTGACGAAACAACAGCGGCTAGAAAAAATAGAGGAACTTTTAGTACAGGTGGGACTATCGGAGCGAGATGCTCAAAAATACCCTCATCAATTAAGTGGTGGTCAGTTACAGCGGGTGACCATAGCAAGGGCGATAGCAACAGACCCTAAGCTCATTATCTTGGATGAATCCATTAATAGTTTAGATATATTGGTACAAATCAGTATTCTAAAACTATTGAAACAATTGCAACAGGAAAGGGGCCTCAGTTACTTATTTATTACCCACGATTTACACGCAGTTAGTTTGTTTGCAGATGAAGTAGCTGTTGTAGACCAGGGGGAAGTGGTGGAATTTCTTCATGATGTGTCTCAAATTCCATATATGACCCATCCGATCAGCCAGCGCTTATTAGCCTCTAGATTACCTATAAGCCGTCAAGAAATTTCTTCGTTGCAAGGGGAGCAAGTATCATGA
- the cntE gene encoding staphylopine family metallophore export MFS transporter CntE — protein MKLQPLSLRMMQLYGLAVIFFTANAVLTVIFPLEAADGGYLEGEIGAMMAMYMLVCMLLRPFAGQMVAKHSPYTIMQWLLIGHALALLIYVIFGIDSVFLVRALQGIITAFFSMAMQLGITDVLHDHDRGQGMSMYSLSSVVPGLYGPAVALLLWTQFDRQHLLIFVVLLALLPLLFFIGSPLPKAKEDTEVVTTRELMAAMKGAKQHKGLILSAIVMVLGAAIFGAITTFLPLFMLTEGVGNPAIYLTLQALVVVGSRFVLRRSIPSDGQWHPKFIACVLFSSILGTTLLAVLPEIGSFVYISAVFNGLASAMLYPTITTYMSFVVPKESRNVLLGLFLATYDLGFGLGGFLMGFIVQFTSYMVMFMVCTVLAIIALCVVLRNGNPERQIITTILTK, from the coding sequence ATGAAACTTCAGCCTTTATCCCTTCGCATGATGCAATTATATGGGCTTGCGGTTATTTTTTTTACCGCCAATGCCGTGTTGACAGTTATTTTTCCATTAGAAGCAGCGGATGGAGGGTACTTGGAGGGCGAAATTGGTGCCATGATGGCCATGTATATGCTTGTTTGTATGCTATTAAGACCTTTTGCTGGCCAAATGGTCGCCAAGCATAGCCCTTATACCATTATGCAATGGCTGTTAATTGGCCATGCACTTGCACTGCTTATCTATGTAATATTTGGTATTGATAGTGTCTTTTTAGTACGAGCCCTACAGGGTATCATCACCGCTTTCTTTTCTATGGCGATGCAGTTAGGTATTACAGATGTTTTACACGATCATGATCGAGGGCAAGGCATGTCGATGTATTCCTTATCCAGTGTTGTACCTGGTTTATATGGACCTGCAGTAGCGCTACTCTTGTGGACGCAATTTGATAGACAGCATTTATTGATCTTTGTGGTTTTGTTGGCTCTTCTGCCACTACTGTTTTTTATTGGCTCCCCTTTACCAAAAGCAAAGGAAGACACAGAAGTTGTGACAACAAGAGAGCTGATGGCCGCCATGAAGGGGGCAAAACAACACAAGGGGCTAATCCTATCAGCAATCGTTATGGTTCTTGGTGCTGCTATTTTTGGCGCCATCACCACGTTTTTACCATTGTTTATGCTGACTGAGGGAGTGGGGAATCCAGCTATTTATTTAACGTTACAGGCATTGGTCGTGGTGGGTAGTCGCTTTGTATTGCGACGCTCTATTCCTTCAGATGGTCAATGGCATCCGAAATTTATTGCCTGTGTGCTTTTCAGCTCCATATTGGGCACAACGCTGCTTGCTGTTTTACCTGAAATAGGTTCTTTTGTCTATATTTCCGCTGTTTTCAATGGCCTTGCCTCAGCGATGCTATATCCGACAATTACTACATATATGTCGTTTGTTGTACCAAAAGAATCGAGAAATGTTTTGCTAGGTTTATTTTTAGCTACCTATGATTTAGGCTTTGGGTTGGGTGGATTTTTGATGGGCTTTATTGTGCAATTTACGTCCTATATGGTCATGTTTATGGTTTGTACGGTTTTAGCGATTATCGCACTCTGTGTTGTATTGCGTAACGGTAATCCCGAGAGGCAAATTATCACTACCATACTGACAAAATAA
- a CDS encoding ABC transporter permease → MKKNLPLIISSLLVLVLVVMALFAPWLAPHDPYTTDIANKLQGFSMHYPLGTDHLGRCVLSRLLYGTRTSLLLASGVLFITFIISIIVGCLAGYMGGLVDLVLMRICDVLLSIPDFIFALVIVGALGGGIKNMFLAIIFVSWVGFARIIRNMVRSLKESTYVQYARVTGVPKRSIIMRHILPFVFPQILLLKLIGLGSTILLISELSFLGLGVTAPMAEWGMMINDSKTYLMSEPLLMFIPGIMISLTVLIFNWFGDALRTAMDAKM, encoded by the coding sequence ATGAAAAAGAATCTACCACTCATCATCAGTAGTTTACTCGTACTTGTGCTGGTGGTGATGGCTCTATTTGCTCCTTGGTTAGCGCCTCATGATCCTTATACAACGGATATAGCCAATAAATTACAAGGTTTTTCTATGCACTACCCTTTAGGGACTGATCATCTGGGGCGATGTGTGCTATCACGTTTATTATATGGTACACGCACCTCTCTGCTGCTAGCCTCTGGCGTACTGTTCATTACATTCATCATTAGCATCATCGTAGGGTGTTTGGCAGGATACATGGGTGGGCTGGTTGATTTAGTCTTGATGCGTATTTGTGATGTTCTTCTATCCATTCCTGATTTTATTTTTGCCCTGGTCATTGTGGGTGCGCTAGGTGGCGGCATTAAAAATATGTTTTTGGCAATCATTTTTGTGTCGTGGGTAGGTTTTGCGCGTATTATTCGCAATATGGTGCGTTCTCTTAAAGAAAGCACCTATGTACAGTATGCACGTGTGACTGGTGTACCGAAACGATCCATTATTATGAGGCATATATTGCCGTTTGTCTTTCCACAAATATTATTGTTGAAACTAATCGGGCTTGGCTCAACAATACTTTTAATTTCGGAGCTGTCGTTTTTAGGGTTAGGTGTAACGGCACCAATGGCAGAATGGGGCATGATGATTAATGATAGTAAAACCTATTTAATGAGTGAGCCACTGCTTATGTTTATACCAGGCATCATGATCTCATTAACCGTTCTTATTTTTAATTGGTTTGGGGATGCATTGCGTACGGCAATGGATGCCAAAATGTAA
- a CDS encoding ABC transporter ATP-binding protein gives MLEIKDLSITLQTAHGPKTVVQHVDFHIPTGTTLGIVGESGSGKTMLCYAILQLFRESRHYEGDILLEGRSLIKMDEQQLRGLRGNDVACILQNPMAMFNPILTIGEHMIETLQAHRSLSKKQALHIATEQLAFFQLTDSTMLKKYPHELSGGMLQRVMIALAMSLRPKLLLADEPTTALDTMTQLKILEELSHCQQQYQTTMLIVSHDLGVIARMAEQIVVMRRGIIIEYGPAERLLQNPVHSYSRALVAAKRNDDQLEQLVDSWSGDTNGILYELDTNYWVRQEVSRC, from the coding sequence ATGTTAGAGATAAAGGATTTATCCATTACGCTTCAAACAGCGCATGGACCGAAAACGGTTGTGCAGCATGTTGATTTCCATATTCCAACTGGTACAACGCTTGGCATTGTCGGAGAAAGCGGTAGCGGTAAAACGATGCTGTGCTATGCCATCTTACAACTGTTTCGGGAGTCCCGACACTATGAGGGGGACATTTTATTGGAAGGGCGTTCCTTAATAAAAATGGATGAACAGCAGTTGCGAGGTCTTCGCGGCAATGACGTGGCATGTATCTTGCAGAATCCTATGGCGATGTTTAATCCTATTTTAACAATAGGAGAGCATATGATTGAAACATTACAAGCACACCGTTCACTCAGTAAAAAACAAGCATTGCACATAGCAACTGAGCAACTTGCTTTTTTTCAATTGACCGATTCAACAATGTTAAAAAAATATCCTCACGAATTAAGTGGGGGCATGCTTCAACGTGTCATGATTGCCCTTGCCATGAGTCTTCGCCCGAAACTTTTACTTGCAGATGAGCCAACGACAGCCCTTGATACGATGACACAGCTCAAAATTTTAGAGGAATTGTCTCATTGTCAGCAACAATATCAGACAACGATGCTGATTGTGTCACATGATCTTGGCGTCATCGCTCGAATGGCAGAGCAAATTGTGGTTATGCGAAGAGGGATAATCATAGAATACGGCCCAGCCGAACGTCTATTACAAAACCCTGTTCATTCTTATTCAAGAGCATTAGTGGCAGCGAAAAGGAATGATGATCAGCTCGAACAACTGGTGGATAGTTGGTCAGGTGATACAAACGGAATCTTATATGAACTAGACACGAATTATTGGGTAAGACAGGAGGTAAGCCGATGTTAG
- the ade gene encoding adenine deaminase — MSIKLQQLTQNILSSQGKLEADFILRNAQIADVFSLTWKKADIVVKNGMIVALDRTNKFQAKQEEDASGSYVIPGLIDGHIHIESSMLTPGEFSRVLLPHGITTVMTDPHEIANVAGAEGIQFMLDDAQKADMDIFVMLPSSVPGTQFENAGATLTAKDLAPFLQNEQVRGLAEVMDFPAVLNGQEDMLQKILLSQETNLVIDGHCAGLQSEQITGYRAAGIHTDHECVTAEEAIDRVEQGLYVLIREGSAAKNLRDLLPAVQPHNARRFGFCTDDKYVDELIDEGSINFDVAMAIAEGMPPLQAIQLATVNTAECYRLLDRGVLAPGYKADFVLIEDLSTMQAKAVWKNGRKVAEDGRMLTNRQVPVVPAHIHQSVHLPTITKDRLQLAFTKGTKANVMEIVPNQLITNHVIIDVPIKDGVFVPSVEQDLLKLAVIERHHQLHTTGLGIVKGFGLQKGAVATTVAHDSHNALVVGTNDEDMVLALTRIQEIQGGFVIVADGHILAEMPLTIGGLMTDVPAQQAKEQLAGLHSALKTLNPTLDFHFLLTFSFVALPVIPALKLTDTGLFDVTTFQHISVEA, encoded by the coding sequence ATGTCGATAAAATTACAGCAGTTAACACAAAATATCTTATCATCTCAAGGAAAATTAGAGGCAGATTTCATTCTGAGAAATGCACAAATTGCCGATGTTTTTTCGTTAACGTGGAAAAAAGCAGATATTGTCGTGAAGAATGGTATGATTGTGGCTCTAGATCGCACGAATAAGTTTCAGGCTAAGCAGGAAGAGGATGCTTCAGGAAGCTATGTCATTCCTGGATTAATTGATGGTCATATACATATTGAATCTTCTATGTTGACACCAGGGGAATTTAGTCGCGTTTTACTTCCTCATGGTATTACAACAGTGATGACAGATCCTCATGAAATTGCCAATGTCGCAGGAGCAGAAGGCATTCAATTTATGCTCGATGATGCACAGAAGGCGGATATGGATATTTTTGTGATGCTACCATCAAGTGTGCCAGGTACACAGTTTGAAAATGCTGGTGCTACACTAACGGCTAAGGATTTGGCGCCGTTTCTACAAAATGAACAGGTTCGTGGATTAGCTGAAGTGATGGATTTTCCAGCGGTGTTAAATGGGCAAGAGGACATGCTTCAGAAAATTTTATTATCACAGGAAACAAATTTAGTAATCGACGGGCATTGTGCGGGCTTACAGAGCGAACAAATTACAGGCTATCGGGCCGCAGGTATTCACACAGATCATGAATGTGTAACAGCTGAGGAAGCCATTGATCGTGTAGAGCAAGGGCTGTATGTGCTGATTCGAGAAGGCTCAGCTGCTAAAAATTTACGAGATTTATTACCAGCTGTTCAGCCACATAATGCTCGTCGCTTTGGTTTTTGTACGGATGATAAATATGTGGATGAGTTAATTGATGAAGGCAGTATCAATTTTGATGTTGCCATGGCAATTGCCGAAGGGATGCCACCATTACAGGCCATCCAGTTAGCAACTGTGAACACAGCAGAATGCTATCGTTTATTGGATCGAGGTGTACTTGCACCAGGCTATAAGGCAGATTTTGTGTTAATAGAGGATTTGTCGACGATGCAGGCAAAGGCCGTATGGAAAAATGGGCGGAAAGTGGCTGAAGATGGTAGAATGCTGACTAATCGTCAAGTGCCAGTTGTGCCTGCTCATATCCATCAATCTGTCCATTTACCAACCATTACAAAGGATAGGCTACAACTAGCATTCACAAAGGGTACAAAGGCGAATGTAATGGAGATTGTGCCAAATCAGCTAATTACCAATCATGTAATAATTGATGTACCTATAAAGGATGGTGTTTTCGTCCCTTCTGTAGAACAAGATCTACTGAAATTAGCCGTCATCGAACGTCATCATCAGTTACACACGACAGGTTTAGGAATCGTCAAAGGCTTTGGCTTACAAAAAGGGGCAGTTGCTACAACAGTAGCTCATGATTCACATAATGCCCTTGTTGTAGGAACAAATGATGAGGATATGGTCCTGGCGCTTACACGCATTCAGGAAATTCAAGGAGGCTTTGTCATTGTAGCGGATGGCCATATTCTAGCGGAGATGCCATTAACCATTGGAGGCTTGATGACAGATGTACCAGCTCAGCAAGCAAAGGAGCAGCTAGCAGGCTTGCACAGTGCATTAAAGACGCTTAATCCAACATTAGATTTCCATTTTCTACTGACGTTTTCTTTTGTGGCATTACCAGTTATTCCTGCTTTAAAGCTAACAGATACAGGATTATTTGATGTGACAACCTTCCAGCATATCTCAGTAGAAGCATAG
- a CDS encoding PadR family transcriptional regulator, which translates to MHYILLALREPLHGYAMMQKIEEMSAGTVRIAAGTMYGAIENLLKYHWITPVETQDSRRKVYQTTEEGLEILAAEQQRLQHILALYEGAGKHDKI; encoded by the coding sequence ATGCATTACATTTTACTTGCCTTACGTGAACCACTGCATGGTTATGCGATGATGCAAAAAATTGAGGAAATGAGTGCTGGTACAGTAAGGATTGCTGCTGGTACTATGTATGGAGCCATTGAAAATTTATTGAAATATCATTGGATTACACCTGTTGAAACCCAGGATTCAAGACGCAAGGTTTATCAAACGACCGAAGAGGGTCTAGAAATATTAGCGGCAGAGCAGCAAAGATTGCAGCACATTTTAGCTTTATATGAGGGAGCTGGCAAACATGATAAAATTTAA